In one window of Mytilus galloprovincialis chromosome 6, xbMytGall1.hap1.1, whole genome shotgun sequence DNA:
- the LOC143078571 gene encoding LOW QUALITY PROTEIN: putative G-protein coupled receptor Mth-like 12 (The sequence of the model RefSeq protein was modified relative to this genomic sequence to represent the inferred CDS: substituted 1 base at 1 genomic stop codon): MRTAATSFSHTYVNQLLVCEQIELETTEFNIHAFKLVFLGIELDSDEYTILTSGKARICADTFRKILANDKTPKKNIWDIIHVSCTCLSLVSLAATFMTYLIFPTLQTLPGKNNVCLVFSMFWSHVLFQIVLFESISDIICTILGMLTHYFWLVTFACLNVCSFHMYRVFMSKTSTQDSSVSLESSNVEKTKXGTKLKSIVDKQSIKILPNTVKI, from the exons ATGAGAACGGCGGCTACTTCATTTTCTCATACGTATGTTAATCAGTTGTTGGTTTGTGAACAAATAGAATTGGAGACAACAGAATTTAACATACATGCTTTCAAACTAGTTTTCTTGGGGATTGAATTAGATTCTGATGAATATACTATACTGACTTCAGGAAAAGCTAGGATATGTGCCGATACTTTTAGAAAAATTTTAGCAAACGACAAAACACCAAAGAAAAATATTTGGGACATTATTCATGTATCATGTACCTGTTTATCTCTTGTGAGTCTAGCAGCTACTTTCATGACCTACCTTATTTTTCCAACCCTGCAAACACTTCCAGGAAAAAATAATGTGTGCTTAGtattttcaatgttttggagTCATGTTTTGTTTCAGAttgttttatttgaatcaatATCAGATATAATATGTACGATACTTGGAATGTTGACACATTATTTTTGGTTGGTGACTTTCGCATGTTTGaatgtttgttcttttcataTGTATAGGGTCTTTATGAGCAAAACT tctacacaagactcatcagtgagtcTGGAATCAAGCAATGTTGAAAAGAccaaataaggtacgaagttgaagagtattgtgGACAAACAATCCATAaagattttgccaaatacagtaaAG Atttga